In one Geoglobus acetivorans genomic region, the following are encoded:
- a CDS encoding NAD-dependent epimerase/dehydratase family protein — protein MILVTGGAGFIGSHVVDRLISEGHDVRVIDNLSSGDESFLNRDAEFIKGDLRNYHVAEMALKDVEEVWHIAANPDVRVSSQRPEEIYENNILATYNLLEAMRKRGVDRIIFTSTSTVYGEAEKIPTPEDYPTVPISVYGASKLAGEAMIASYCHTFDMKSWVFRFANVIGRRSRHGVIYDFIMKLKRNPKELEILGNGEQNKSYIYIDDCISAMFHAVRNADETVNIFNIGSEDQIKVRRIAEIVCEEMGLNPVFRFTGGERGWKGDVPVMLLAIERLKSLGWTPEYGSEEAVRKTVQDLLNEGVING, from the coding sequence ATGATTCTCGTAACCGGTGGGGCGGGCTTCATTGGCAGCCATGTTGTTGACAGGCTCATTTCTGAAGGTCATGACGTGAGGGTTATTGACAATCTCTCATCCGGAGATGAAAGTTTTCTTAACAGAGATGCCGAATTCATCAAAGGCGATCTCAGGAATTACCATGTGGCCGAAATGGCGTTAAAGGATGTTGAAGAGGTGTGGCATATTGCCGCCAATCCTGACGTCAGGGTTTCAAGTCAGAGGCCAGAAGAGATTTACGAAAACAACATCCTTGCAACCTACAACCTGCTTGAGGCCATGAGAAAGAGAGGCGTGGACAGAATCATATTCACCTCCACCTCAACCGTTTACGGAGAGGCGGAGAAAATACCAACTCCAGAAGACTACCCAACAGTTCCCATTTCCGTTTACGGTGCATCGAAGCTGGCCGGAGAGGCAATGATAGCATCCTACTGCCATACATTCGACATGAAGTCCTGGGTCTTCAGATTTGCAAACGTGATCGGCAGGAGGAGCAGGCACGGCGTGATCTACGATTTCATAATGAAGCTGAAGAGAAATCCCAAAGAACTCGAGATCCTGGGAAACGGCGAACAGAATAAATCATACATCTACATTGACGACTGCATTTCAGCAATGTTCCACGCCGTTAGAAATGCGGACGAGACTGTCAACATATTCAACATAGGCAGTGAGGACCAGATAAAGGTCAGGAGGATAGCGGAAATCGTGTGTGAGGAGATGGGACTGAATCCTGTTTTCAGATTCACCGGGGGAGAAAGGGGCTGGAAAGGAGATGTGCCGGTAATGCTTCTTGCCATAGAGAGACTGAAGAGTCTTGGATGGACACCAGAATACGGCAGCGAAGAGGCCGTAAGAAAGACCGTGCAGGATTTACTCAACGAGGGCGTAATCAACGGTTAA
- a CDS encoding heme exporter protein CcmB — protein MKFLKVAFKDLKIEFRTKNTINFMFLFALLSIMLFSATMENPDPAILWLVFIFAGMLGYSRAFLKEVETGTLEALKISPLPPTSILFGKIVFNGVLMLMIQALLIPIFIAVFGIYPENLFLAVVSITLGNLAFVVISSSLSLLVIKSRARELLLPVLLFPVLFPVVLSTVQAFTMAVNGNVEGISAPLSVIIAFTMAMIGVGYLTVDYALVE, from the coding sequence ATGAAATTTCTGAAAGTGGCATTTAAGGATCTGAAAATCGAGTTCAGAACGAAAAACACGATCAATTTCATGTTTCTCTTTGCGCTGCTTTCGATCATGCTTTTCAGCGCTACGATGGAAAATCCCGATCCTGCAATTCTCTGGCTCGTCTTCATATTTGCCGGAATGCTCGGCTACTCAAGAGCTTTTCTGAAGGAGGTTGAAACAGGAACACTTGAGGCGCTGAAGATCTCACCCCTGCCACCAACCTCGATACTCTTCGGCAAAATTGTTTTCAATGGTGTGTTGATGCTCATGATTCAGGCACTTCTGATACCCATATTCATTGCCGTTTTCGGCATTTATCCTGAAAATCTCTTTCTTGCTGTCGTGTCTATAACGCTCGGAAATCTTGCATTTGTGGTCATCAGCAGCTCACTATCCCTTCTCGTAATAAAATCCAGGGCGAGAGAACTTCTTCTGCCAGTTTTGCTGTTTCCCGTTCTCTTTCCAGTTGTACTGTCTACCGTGCAGGCATTTACCATGGCAGTAAACGGTAACGTTGAGGGAATTTCTGCCCCTCTCTCAGTAATTATTGCATTCACGATGGCGATGATCGGTGTGGGGTATTTAACCGTTGATTACGCCCTCGTTGAGTAA
- a CDS encoding ABC transporter ATP-binding protein has translation MIELKNVEKSFGRVKVLKGVSFSVSENERVALLGPNGSGKTTTVRIITGQIRPTRGSVVVCGSERIDESVKSRMGVVSHNTFLYDDLTAYENLRFFAGIYGVDDGRIRELLEQFGLWRRRHDLVRNYSRGMKQRLSIARALLNEPDILILDEPTTGLDVEGRERLFEAVRDYKSTLLFTTHNLGEAEELCERVVMLRDGEIVYDGEIEDVEETYRRVML, from the coding sequence ATGATTGAGCTTAAAAATGTTGAAAAAAGCTTTGGCAGGGTAAAGGTTCTTAAAGGGGTGAGTTTCTCGGTATCGGAGAACGAAAGGGTTGCTTTGCTCGGTCCCAACGGAAGCGGGAAGACCACAACCGTCAGAATAATAACTGGCCAGATCAGGCCTACAAGGGGTAGCGTGGTTGTTTGCGGAAGTGAGAGGATTGATGAGTCTGTCAAGTCGAGAATGGGTGTTGTCAGCCACAACACATTCCTTTACGATGATCTGACCGCTTATGAGAATCTTCGGTTTTTTGCCGGAATCTATGGTGTTGATGATGGCAGGATTAGAGAGCTTCTCGAACAGTTCGGTTTGTGGAGGAGGAGACACGACCTCGTCCGGAACTACTCGCGGGGTATGAAGCAGAGGCTCTCGATTGCAAGGGCACTGCTCAACGAGCCGGATATTTTAATACTGGATGAACCAACAACCGGACTTGATGTTGAGGGCAGGGAAAGGCTTTTTGAGGCAGTGAGAGACTACAAAAGCACTTTACTCTTCACCACCCATAATCTCGGCGAGGCTGAAGAACTCTGCGAGAGGGTTGTAATGCTGAGAGATGGCGAAATCGTCTATGATGGGGAAATCGAGGACGTTGAGGAGACTTACCGGAGAGTGATGCTATGA
- a CDS encoding NAD(P)-binding protein: MRVGIIGAGLGGLLTGAILASKGEEVEIFEKLPFPGGRFTSILYRGYEVSTGALHMIPHGSRGPLARLLRKAGADVEIVNSNPEAEILWDGEFEKVTRKSFPFSDGLKLNLETLLLKLGRDRKLDEFSKSLSEKASKTLEAFLGWSLSVFPDQMRFSELMPIVEQTMKYRGPGVPVGGCRAVIDELVEIIESNGGKINLRCEISAIRPEGSVKIYGKDEREFDVLISNIGHRLTMKLAGKEISTPPESRGVKYTIALKEPFIGHSGVLLTPGRKISGMNEVTNADDNLGEKHMLQAHQPLRDGRIEEIAEGLRDLREILKGYEYEIIAVQSYRGDWPVNRVMAGKDTGCRTPFENVYVVGDGAKGKDIEVDGIALGVENLLEELYD; the protein is encoded by the coding sequence ATGAGAGTCGGGATAATCGGTGCAGGGCTTGGGGGGTTGCTAACTGGAGCAATTCTGGCTTCGAAGGGAGAAGAAGTCGAAATTTTCGAAAAACTTCCGTTTCCCGGTGGAAGGTTCACCTCCATCCTATACAGGGGTTATGAGGTAAGCACGGGAGCGCTGCACATGATACCTCACGGGAGCAGGGGGCCACTGGCCAGACTTCTCAGGAAGGCAGGTGCAGATGTTGAAATTGTGAATTCAAATCCTGAAGCTGAAATTCTGTGGGATGGGGAGTTTGAGAAGGTTACAAGGAAAAGCTTCCCTTTTTCAGACGGGTTAAAGCTGAATCTTGAAACATTGCTTCTGAAGCTCGGAAGAGACAGAAAGCTGGACGAATTCTCAAAATCGTTATCAGAAAAAGCATCAAAAACTCTTGAAGCGTTCCTCGGCTGGAGTCTGAGTGTTTTTCCTGACCAGATGCGATTCAGCGAGCTCATGCCGATAGTGGAGCAGACGATGAAATACAGGGGTCCGGGGGTACCGGTGGGCGGATGCAGGGCTGTGATTGATGAGCTTGTGGAAATCATCGAATCCAACGGTGGAAAAATCAACCTTAGATGTGAAATCAGTGCTATCAGGCCGGAAGGGTCGGTTAAGATTTACGGGAAGGATGAGAGGGAGTTTGACGTTCTGATCTCCAACATCGGCCACAGGCTCACCATGAAGCTTGCCGGAAAGGAAATCAGCACCCCGCCTGAAAGCAGAGGTGTTAAATACACCATCGCCCTGAAGGAACCCTTCATAGGGCACAGTGGTGTTTTGCTCACTCCGGGAAGGAAGATCTCTGGCATGAATGAGGTAACCAATGCTGACGATAATCTTGGAGAAAAGCACATGCTTCAGGCACATCAGCCCCTGAGGGATGGCAGAATTGAGGAGATTGCTGAAGGATTGAGGGACCTCAGGGAAATTCTTAAAGGATACGAGTATGAGATCATTGCCGTCCAGAGCTATCGTGGAGACTGGCCCGTGAACAGGGTTATGGCGGGGAAGGACACGGGATGCAGAACGCCATTTGAGAACGTGTATGTCGTCGGTGACGGTGCGAAGGGCAAGGACATCGAGGTGGATGGAATAGCTCTCGGCGTTGAAAACTTGCTGGAGGAACTGTATGATTGA
- a CDS encoding 4Fe-4S binding protein, with protein MERVIVTERCVGCAFCMLSCRFDAIDVLGKAEIDHEKCTLCRRCIHYCPLSALVVE; from the coding sequence GTGGAGAGAGTAATTGTTACGGAAAGATGTGTCGGATGTGCCTTCTGCATGCTTTCGTGCAGGTTTGATGCGATAGATGTTCTGGGGAAGGCGGAGATAGATCACGAGAAATGCACCCTCTGCAGAAGATGCATACATTACTGTCCGCTTTCGGCACTGGTGGTTGAATGA
- a CDS encoding DNA topoisomerase IV subunit A, with protein sequence MNMEKKALESLLSIAESIYNQLKNGEIPEIKISTRTKYNIEFNEESEVWVYGDRTSTRTAKTLKGAYMMLRMAYVMGFIKDQLRINKSSTLRELYYISENWGLAKFDDQSDSDRLIEDLEILTAFQREHFHIRPEEDGATVIGPVRIREETRRGVREIHCQEDVGEGGYQIPVNVDKLEFVDHDAKFVIAIETGGMRDRLVENGFDEKFDAIIVHLKGQPARSTRRLLKRLNTELNLPVVVFTDGDPWSYRIYASVAYGSIKSAHLSEYLATPSAMFVGIRPTDIVKYKLPSDKLTEQDIKALNAILTDPRFDTDFWKTEVKLQLDLKKKSEQQALAKYGLDYVTDVYLPERLTELGVLKA encoded by the coding sequence ATGAATATGGAGAAGAAAGCACTTGAGTCTCTGCTCTCCATAGCTGAGTCTATATACAACCAGCTCAAGAATGGAGAAATTCCTGAGATAAAGATCTCCACGAGGACGAAGTACAACATAGAATTCAATGAAGAGAGTGAGGTGTGGGTTTACGGAGACCGAACCTCTACAAGGACTGCTAAAACACTCAAAGGAGCATACATGATGCTGAGGATGGCTTATGTTATGGGTTTCATCAAGGATCAGCTGAGAATCAACAAGTCCTCCACACTCAGAGAGCTTTACTACATTTCAGAGAACTGGGGCCTGGCGAAGTTTGACGACCAGTCTGACAGCGACAGACTGATTGAAGACCTCGAAATTCTAACGGCTTTTCAGAGAGAGCATTTCCACATAAGGCCTGAAGAGGATGGTGCAACAGTCATAGGCCCGGTGAGAATCAGGGAAGAGACGAGGAGGGGTGTGAGAGAAATTCACTGTCAGGAGGACGTTGGTGAGGGAGGATACCAGATTCCTGTTAATGTGGATAAGCTTGAATTCGTTGATCACGATGCAAAATTCGTCATAGCCATAGAAACAGGTGGTATGAGAGACAGGCTTGTTGAGAATGGCTTTGACGAGAAATTTGATGCAATAATAGTCCACCTCAAGGGACAGCCAGCAAGAAGCACCAGAAGACTGCTTAAAAGGCTTAACACCGAACTAAATCTTCCGGTCGTGGTTTTTACAGATGGTGATCCCTGGAGTTACAGGATTTACGCCAGTGTTGCCTACGGGAGCATAAAATCTGCACATCTGAGTGAGTATCTCGCCACCCCTTCGGCAATGTTCGTGGGGATAAGGCCAACCGATATCGTGAAGTACAAGCTTCCATCTGACAAGCTAACCGAGCAGGACATAAAGGCACTGAACGCCATACTGACTGATCCGAGGTTTGATACTGACTTCTGGAAAACTGAGGTCAAGCTTCAGCTCGATCTTAAAAAGAAATCAGAACAGCAGGCTCTCGCAAAATACGGTCTCGATTACGTGACGGATGTGTATCTGCCGGAAAGACTCACAGAGCTTGGGGTTCTGAAGGCATAA
- a CDS encoding DNA topoisomerase VI subunit B, which yields MSSEHKEISIAEFFEKNKHILGYSNPSKALITCVREAVDNSLDACEEAGILPDILVKITKVSENTFRIVVEDNGPGIDREHVPRVFGKLLYGSRFHAIKQSRGQQGIGISSAVLYAQITTGKPAVVTSKVEGGKAYRFEIMIDTKKNEPEILREEDVEWYSPHGTRIELEVRGSYVRERKQSVLEYLKETSVVNPHAKITFISPDGEVFEFDRVSDVPPEPPKEIKPHPHGIEIGTLMAMLKTTKARDLKNFLKSEFVRVGDKISEEILQKAGLSPDLTPSQLTREDAERLVNAFRETDLLPPPIDCLSPIGSQLIMKSLMQEYSPEFVYAVTRKPKVHSGHPFLVEAGIAYGGSLKEDKVSVLRFANKIPLLYQQSGCALTQAIVSVNWKNYGLQQSKSELPVAPMVILVHVASTNVPYVSESKEAVATVPEIIDEAKLALQECGRKLKEYLDRKVSIQKKKKKEEELMRILPLLAEKISEVVEKEMVDPEKVIARIMGKVYVSRAVNGNKAVVEISNFSNSRKRLRIYEMCDGGINGNRTAKWDVEINPGETERIEYEFSGRHVNSRPLVEGIEKELVAGAEVVNYEYGEEST from the coding sequence ATGAGCTCGGAACATAAGGAAATAAGCATTGCAGAATTCTTTGAGAAGAATAAACACATTCTCGGTTACTCCAATCCATCCAAAGCCCTGATAACGTGTGTGAGGGAAGCGGTGGACAACAGTCTCGATGCCTGTGAAGAGGCAGGAATTCTCCCCGACATTCTTGTTAAGATTACGAAAGTCTCGGAAAACACGTTCAGGATAGTTGTTGAGGACAATGGTCCTGGAATCGACAGAGAACACGTTCCGAGGGTTTTTGGGAAACTTCTCTACGGTTCGAGATTTCATGCAATCAAGCAGAGCAGAGGACAGCAGGGAATTGGAATCTCTTCGGCTGTGCTGTACGCCCAGATTACTACTGGAAAACCTGCTGTTGTAACGTCCAAGGTAGAGGGTGGAAAGGCGTACAGATTTGAAATTATGATTGACACGAAAAAGAACGAACCCGAAATTCTGAGAGAAGAGGACGTTGAGTGGTACAGCCCGCACGGAACGAGAATTGAGCTCGAAGTCAGGGGCAGTTACGTGAGGGAGAGGAAGCAGAGCGTTCTGGAATACCTCAAGGAAACGTCCGTCGTGAACCCCCATGCCAAGATAACCTTCATCTCTCCAGATGGTGAGGTTTTCGAATTTGATAGGGTCAGCGATGTGCCACCTGAGCCACCAAAGGAAATCAAACCCCACCCTCACGGCATTGAGATTGGTACGCTGATGGCAATGCTGAAAACCACAAAGGCAAGGGACCTCAAAAACTTCCTGAAAAGCGAGTTTGTCAGGGTTGGCGACAAGATAAGCGAAGAAATTCTCCAGAAAGCGGGCCTGAGTCCAGATCTTACGCCATCTCAGCTCACGAGAGAAGATGCCGAAAGGCTGGTGAATGCTTTCAGGGAGACTGATCTCCTTCCGCCCCCCATAGACTGCCTCTCTCCGATCGGAAGCCAGCTCATAATGAAAAGTCTCATGCAGGAGTACTCTCCCGAATTTGTGTATGCCGTAACGAGAAAGCCGAAGGTTCATTCCGGCCATCCTTTCCTCGTTGAGGCAGGAATAGCTTATGGAGGCAGTCTGAAGGAGGACAAAGTGTCTGTGCTGAGATTTGCAAACAAGATCCCCCTGCTTTACCAGCAAAGCGGATGTGCCTTAACCCAGGCGATTGTGAGTGTGAACTGGAAGAATTACGGCCTTCAGCAGTCTAAAAGCGAGCTTCCGGTAGCTCCCATGGTGATTCTTGTTCACGTCGCTTCGACAAACGTTCCTTATGTGTCTGAATCGAAGGAAGCTGTTGCCACTGTGCCTGAGATTATAGACGAGGCAAAGCTTGCCCTTCAGGAGTGCGGAAGGAAGCTGAAGGAATACCTGGACAGAAAAGTTTCGATACAGAAAAAGAAGAAGAAAGAAGAGGAGCTGATGAGAATTCTGCCTTTGCTTGCAGAAAAGATAAGCGAGGTTGTGGAAAAAGAGATGGTGGATCCCGAAAAGGTCATTGCCAGGATTATGGGCAAGGTGTACGTTTCAAGGGCTGTGAACGGAAATAAAGCTGTGGTTGAGATATCCAATTTTTCAAATTCCAGAAAAAGGTTGAGGATTTATGAGATGTGTGACGGAGGGATAAATGGTAACAGAACTGCAAAGTGGGACGTTGAAATAAATCCCGGGGAGACTGAAAGAATAGAGTATGAATTCAGTGGGAGACACGTGAACAGCAGGCCCCTGGTTGAGGGGATTGAGAAGGAACTTGTAGCCGGTGCAGAGGTTGTGAACTATGAATATGGAGAAGAAAGCACTTGA
- a CDS encoding Lrp/AsnC ligand binding domain-containing protein, whose product MVIGVTMVSVSPGKEKPVYSELKAMKNVRDVYHVFGEFDFVVIIEASSLSELNKTVDTIREIEGVIKTSTVIGAEI is encoded by the coding sequence ATGGTAATCGGAGTTACAATGGTCAGCGTCTCGCCCGGCAAGGAAAAACCGGTCTATTCTGAACTCAAAGCAATGAAAAATGTCAGGGATGTTTATCACGTGTTTGGAGAGTTCGATTTCGTTGTGATTATCGAGGCATCAAGCCTTTCAGAGCTGAACAAAACCGTCGATACCATAAGGGAGATAGAGGGTGTTATAAAAACGAGCACGGTAATAGGCGCAGAAATATGA
- a CDS encoding restriction endonuclease produces the protein MNSWQEFEEIVRNILEEHGFETRFRYVFRDESGRAEIDVVAERFDLVLGIDAKRYTEKWYRLSAIKREAEKHAIRCKRLERILGRRVVPVVVPLIDDLVYFHHSVIVPFEKLNDFLINVHAYLGEFGLDD, from the coding sequence ATGAATTCCTGGCAGGAATTTGAGGAAATCGTCAGGAACATACTCGAGGAACACGGGTTCGAGACGAGGTTCAGGTATGTTTTTAGAGATGAATCTGGCAGAGCGGAGATTGATGTTGTTGCAGAGCGATTTGATCTTGTTCTCGGGATAGATGCGAAGAGATATACTGAAAAGTGGTACAGGCTTTCTGCAATTAAAAGGGAAGCCGAAAAACATGCGATTAGATGCAAAAGGCTTGAAAGAATTCTTGGAAGGAGGGTGGTTCCCGTGGTTGTTCCTCTCATTGACGATCTGGTCTATTTTCACCATTCTGTAATCGTTCCATTTGAGAAGCTCAACGATTTTTTGATCAACGTGCATGCATATCTGGGGGAATTTGGACTTGATGATTGA
- a CDS encoding DUF1786 domain-containing protein, with protein sequence MKVFTLDVGTGTQDFLLYIEGENVRNCPKAVMPSPTIIVAERVRKLAAEGEDILLTGYTMGGGPSSRAVRDALERVSVYAFEKPALTINDNLQRVEELGIRIVDEKVENAREVFMTDVDMAAYSSMLESFGIGMPDKFVVAVQDHGFSPTESNRKFRFRVFEKVLNNSPYLESFLYPADEVPEHYNRMKSAVTAILDFLGGESEVYVIDTVFAAIGGAMLDAVEFPALVMNFGNGHTVFAVVDRDGRIYSLMEHHTSIVRNMDVEELAGKFIRGELDNETVYEQGGHGAWIDAVVDVKDFVKTGPNAHIADFREANPAGDVMVVGNLGMVNLLKNHEFLAGI encoded by the coding sequence GTGAAGGTTTTCACGCTGGATGTTGGTACGGGGACTCAGGACTTCTTGCTGTATATTGAGGGAGAGAATGTTCGAAACTGTCCCAAGGCTGTAATGCCTTCCCCAACGATAATTGTGGCGGAAAGGGTACGCAAACTGGCTGCTGAAGGAGAGGATATATTGCTCACGGGCTACACGATGGGAGGAGGTCCGAGTTCAAGGGCAGTCAGGGATGCGCTGGAGAGAGTTAGCGTTTATGCTTTTGAGAAGCCTGCTCTCACGATAAACGATAACCTTCAGAGGGTTGAGGAGCTTGGAATTCGTATTGTGGATGAGAAGGTTGAGAACGCCCGTGAAGTGTTTATGACTGATGTTGACATGGCTGCATATTCGTCAATGCTGGAGTCATTTGGCATTGGCATGCCCGATAAATTTGTTGTTGCTGTGCAGGATCACGGCTTTTCTCCTACTGAGAGCAACAGAAAATTCAGGTTCAGGGTGTTCGAGAAGGTATTGAACAATTCCCCATACTTGGAGAGTTTCCTTTATCCTGCCGATGAAGTCCCTGAGCATTACAACAGGATGAAGTCAGCCGTTACCGCAATATTGGACTTTCTTGGTGGAGAATCTGAGGTGTATGTCATCGATACTGTGTTTGCGGCGATAGGGGGGGCAATGCTTGATGCTGTGGAATTCCCGGCACTGGTGATGAATTTTGGCAATGGACACACGGTTTTTGCGGTGGTTGACAGAGATGGCAGAATCTACTCCCTCATGGAGCATCACACGTCCATTGTGAGGAATATGGATGTTGAAGAGCTTGCCGGGAAATTTATTCGTGGAGAGCTGGATAACGAGACCGTGTATGAACAGGGAGGGCATGGGGCGTGGATTGATGCAGTAGTGGATGTGAAGGATTTCGTAAAAACAGGCCCCAATGCCCACATCGCAGATTTCAGAGAGGCAAATCCTGCAGGAGATGTCATGGTCGTTGGAAACCTCGGCATGGTCAATCTGCTGAAGAACCATGAATTCCTGGCAGGAATTTGA
- a CDS encoding radical SAM protein: MELSKLRRLIQLSRFDVCHERCVFDPFRAIYRSAGLNLFKTLISSSCSYDCRYCNNAWNRGYRATPGEITRAFELLMEKRLVNGAFISNSIKDPERSMDEIIESAEIIRRNFDGYLHLKIIPGCSRDQIKQAVMLADRISVNLESPSYSLLTELCSTKSRSDFSRTLRIALKMARRAGRSFTTQMIAGLGEKDVQILKVAEKLYGKGVKRVYYSRFTPLKGTPLEDMRGERRVRVVKLYRADALIRLYGFDVKELEEVMVDGNLTNEDPKILLALRKLEKGEKLRPLEVPGLGLKTSRLVEEGRSLLELKKLGFSIRRAVAFDPSQRKLQDFGIKTG; this comes from the coding sequence GTGGAACTATCTAAGCTTAGAAGGCTGATTCAGCTTTCCCGTTTCGACGTATGTCATGAAAGGTGTGTGTTTGATCCTTTTAGAGCGATCTATCGTTCGGCAGGACTGAACCTTTTCAAGACGCTGATAAGCTCTTCATGTTCGTACGATTGTCGTTACTGCAATAATGCCTGGAATAGGGGTTACAGAGCCACACCTGGAGAAATAACCAGGGCTTTTGAACTTCTAATGGAAAAGAGGCTTGTGAATGGCGCTTTTATCTCAAACTCTATAAAAGACCCTGAAAGGTCGATGGATGAAATCATCGAAAGCGCGGAGATAATAAGAAGAAATTTTGACGGCTATCTTCACCTCAAAATCATACCGGGTTGCAGCAGAGATCAGATAAAACAGGCGGTAATGCTTGCCGACAGGATCAGTGTTAATCTGGAAAGCCCATCATACTCGCTTCTAACCGAGCTGTGTTCCACAAAGTCAAGGTCCGATTTTTCAAGAACTCTCAGAATTGCTCTAAAAATGGCGAGGAGAGCTGGTAGGAGTTTTACCACGCAGATGATTGCGGGACTCGGAGAAAAAGACGTGCAGATTCTTAAGGTGGCGGAGAAGCTTTACGGGAAGGGAGTTAAGAGGGTGTACTATTCCCGCTTTACACCACTCAAAGGGACGCCCCTTGAGGACATGAGGGGTGAGAGAAGGGTCAGGGTCGTGAAGCTTTACAGGGCTGATGCGCTCATCAGACTGTATGGCTTTGATGTTAAAGAGCTGGAAGAAGTCATGGTTGACGGTAATCTCACGAATGAGGATCCAAAAATACTTCTTGCACTCAGAAAGCTTGAGAAAGGGGAAAAGCTGAGACCCTTGGAGGTTCCGGGTTTAGGATTAAAAACCTCCAGGCTTGTAGAAGAGGGGCGCAGTTTGCTTGAACTGAAGAAGCTGGGCTTCAGCATCAGGCGCGCGGTAGCATTCGACCCATCTCAGAGGAAGCTTCAGGACTTTGGAATCAAAACTGGTTAA
- a CDS encoding adenylate kinase family protein: MFAITGTPGVGKTTVSEILRKKGYRVIHLNEVAEYYGCISREGDELVVDLDCLAERFDPDEWECDFVEGHLSHHVADRCAVLRCHPAELLERMKSKNWDEDKILENLEAEIVDYILVESLEMCAEVHEIDTTGKTPHEVAGIVESIYLRQAASPPGNVDWISEIGGEIDGFIRKRL; this comes from the coding sequence ATGTTCGCAATAACCGGCACTCCTGGAGTTGGAAAAACCACGGTTTCGGAGATACTCAGGAAAAAAGGTTACAGAGTCATTCATCTGAATGAGGTGGCTGAATATTATGGCTGCATATCCAGAGAAGGAGATGAACTCGTGGTCGACCTCGACTGTCTTGCCGAGAGATTCGATCCGGACGAATGGGAATGCGATTTTGTGGAGGGACATCTCAGCCACCATGTTGCTGACAGATGTGCTGTCCTGAGGTGTCACCCGGCCGAGCTTTTAGAAAGGATGAAGAGCAAGAACTGGGATGAGGACAAGATTCTGGAGAACCTTGAAGCGGAAATAGTGGACTACATCCTTGTTGAATCTCTCGAAATGTGTGCGGAAGTGCACGAAATTGATACAACAGGAAAGACTCCTCACGAAGTTGCCGGAATTGTAGAAAGCATATATCTAAGGCAGGCTGCATCTCCCCCCGGTAACGTGGACTGGATATCCGAAATCGGAGGGGAAATTGACGGATTTATCAGGAAGAGGCTTTAG